From one Mycolicibacterium sp. HK-90 genomic stretch:
- the uvrC gene encoding excinuclease ABC subunit UvrC — protein sequence MPDPATYRPAPGSIPVEPGVYRFRDPHGRVIYVGKAKSLRSRLTSYFADVASLAPRTRQMVMTAGSVEWTVVTTEVEALQLEYNWIKEFDPRFNIRYRDDKTYPVLAVTLNEEYPRLMVYRGPRRKGVRYFGPYSHAWAIRETLDLLTRVFPARTCSAGVFKRHRQIDRPCLLGYIDKCSAPCVGRVSAEEHRRIVLDFCDFLAGKTDRLARDMEQQMTAAAEELDFERAARLRDDIAALKRALEKQAVVLGDGTDADVVAFADDDLEAAVQVFHVRGGRVRGQRGWIVEKSSEPEATRDSAPEQSGQEHLVEQFLTQFYGEQAELGGAADEATNPVPREVLVPVLPPNADELSAWLSGLRGSRVSLRVPVRGDKRTLAETVQRNAHEALAQHKLKRAGDFNARSEALQSIQDSLGLADAPLRIECVDISHVQGTDVVASLVVFEDGLPRKSDYRHYAIREAAGDGRSDDVASIAEVTRRRFLRHVADAQPEPGTEQRPRRFAYPPNLFVVDGGAPQVNAASAVLEELGVTDVAVIGLAKRLEEVWVPSEPDPVIFPRNSEGLYLLQRVRDEAHRFAISYHRSKRSKRMTASALDSVRGLGEQRRKALVTHFGSVARLKDATVEDITAVPGIGVATAKAVLAALHGGEPPNGNGGEPPNGNGGEPPDRSGGEPATVESGDPLSENSAGLGDSGAPATVIEDDRRRVSG from the coding sequence GTGCCCGATCCAGCGACGTACCGGCCGGCGCCCGGATCGATACCAGTGGAGCCCGGTGTGTACCGGTTCCGGGACCCGCACGGTCGGGTCATCTACGTCGGCAAGGCCAAGAGCCTGCGCAGCCGGCTGACGTCGTATTTCGCCGATGTCGCGAGCCTCGCGCCGCGCACTCGGCAGATGGTGATGACGGCCGGCAGTGTCGAGTGGACGGTGGTCACCACCGAGGTCGAGGCACTCCAGCTGGAATACAACTGGATCAAGGAATTCGATCCCCGCTTCAACATCCGTTACCGGGATGACAAGACGTACCCGGTGCTCGCGGTCACACTCAACGAGGAATACCCGCGGCTGATGGTGTACCGCGGGCCGCGCCGCAAGGGGGTCCGGTACTTCGGGCCGTATTCGCATGCGTGGGCCATCCGGGAAACTCTCGATCTGCTCACCCGCGTGTTTCCGGCCAGGACCTGCTCGGCCGGAGTGTTCAAGCGGCACAGGCAGATCGACCGTCCGTGCCTGCTCGGCTACATCGACAAGTGCTCGGCGCCGTGCGTCGGCCGGGTCAGCGCCGAGGAACACCGGCGGATCGTGCTGGACTTCTGCGATTTCCTGGCCGGCAAGACCGATCGGCTGGCCCGCGACATGGAACAGCAGATGACCGCCGCCGCCGAGGAACTGGACTTCGAGCGGGCCGCCCGGTTACGCGACGACATCGCGGCGCTCAAGCGGGCGCTGGAGAAGCAGGCCGTGGTCCTCGGCGACGGCACCGATGCCGATGTGGTGGCGTTCGCCGACGACGATCTCGAAGCGGCCGTACAGGTGTTCCACGTTCGCGGTGGCCGGGTGCGGGGTCAGCGGGGCTGGATCGTCGAGAAGTCTTCGGAGCCGGAGGCGACCCGTGATTCGGCTCCAGAACAATCCGGACAAGAGCACCTCGTCGAGCAATTCCTCACCCAGTTCTACGGCGAGCAGGCCGAACTCGGTGGGGCGGCCGACGAGGCCACCAATCCGGTGCCGCGCGAGGTTCTGGTCCCGGTGCTGCCGCCGAACGCCGACGAGTTGTCGGCCTGGTTGTCCGGGCTTCGCGGTTCGCGGGTCAGCCTGCGGGTGCCGGTGCGCGGCGACAAGCGCACCCTGGCCGAGACCGTGCAACGCAACGCACATGAGGCGCTGGCCCAGCACAAGCTCAAGCGCGCCGGCGATTTCAATGCGAGATCGGAAGCGCTGCAGAGCATTCAGGACTCCCTCGGCCTGGCTGATGCCCCGCTGCGGATCGAATGCGTCGACATCAGCCATGTGCAGGGCACCGATGTGGTCGCGTCGCTGGTCGTGTTCGAGGACGGGTTGCCCCGCAAGTCGGACTACCGCCACTACGCCATCCGTGAGGCCGCCGGCGACGGACGCTCCGATGACGTCGCCTCCATCGCGGAGGTGACCCGCCGCCGATTCCTGCGGCACGTCGCCGATGCGCAGCCCGAGCCGGGAACCGAGCAGCGACCCCGCCGGTTCGCTTATCCGCCGAACCTGTTCGTGGTGGACGGCGGTGCCCCTCAGGTCAATGCGGCGTCCGCGGTGCTCGAAGAACTGGGCGTCACCGACGTCGCGGTGATCGGACTGGCCAAGCGCCTTGAGGAGGTGTGGGTGCCGTCCGAGCCCGATCCGGTGATCTTCCCCCGCAACAGCGAGGGCCTGTATCTGTTGCAGCGGGTCCGGGACGAGGCCCACCGGTTCGCCATCAGCTATCACCGCAGCAAACGCTCCAAGCGGATGACGGCGTCGGCGCTCGACTCGGTGCGCGGGTTGGGCGAACAGCGCCGCAAGGCACTGGTGACGCATTTCGGCTCGGTGGCCCGGCTCAAGGACGCCACGGTCGAGGACATCACCGCGGTGCCGGGGATCGGGGTGGCGACGGCGAAGGCGGTGCTCGCTGCGTTGCACGGCGGCGAGCCGCCGAATGGGAATGGCGGGGAGCCGCCGAACGGGAATGGTGGGGAGCCGCCAGATCGGTCAGGCGGCGAGCCGGCGACGGTCGAAAGTGGTGATCCGCTAAGTGAGAACAGCGCCGGACTGGGCGATTCAGGGGCGCCCGCAACGGTTATCGAGGATGATCGACGCAGGGTGTCGGGATGA
- the rapZ gene encoding RNase adapter RapZ, which produces MNEHLREGGIVGGADADSGIDVVLVTGLSGAGRGTAAKVLEDLGWYVADNLPPELIARMVELGLAAGSRITQLAVVMDVRSRGFTGDLDWVRNELAARSITPRVLFLEASDDILVRRYEQNRRSHPLQGTQTLAEGIAAERALLAPVRAAADLVIDTSALPVPALRESIERAFGGETVAYTNVTVESFGYKYGLPMDADTVMDVRFLPNPHWVDELRPHSGQHPDVRDYVLGQPGAREFLDTYHRLLDVVIAGYRREGKRYMTVAIGCTGGKHRSVAIAEALAERLQGGDGLTVHVLHRDLGRE; this is translated from the coding sequence ATGAACGAACATCTGCGCGAGGGCGGCATCGTCGGTGGTGCGGATGCGGATTCGGGCATCGATGTGGTTCTGGTCACTGGCCTGTCCGGGGCTGGGCGCGGGACGGCGGCCAAGGTTTTGGAGGACCTCGGCTGGTATGTCGCCGACAACCTGCCGCCGGAACTGATCGCGAGAATGGTCGAGCTGGGGTTGGCCGCGGGATCGCGGATCACCCAGCTGGCGGTGGTGATGGACGTGCGGTCGCGCGGATTCACCGGTGATCTCGATTGGGTGCGCAACGAGTTGGCGGCGCGCAGCATCACCCCGCGGGTGTTGTTCCTGGAGGCCTCGGATGACATCCTGGTGCGCCGCTATGAGCAGAATCGACGCAGTCACCCGCTGCAGGGCACGCAGACCCTCGCCGAGGGAATCGCCGCCGAGCGGGCGTTGCTGGCGCCGGTGCGCGCGGCCGCAGATCTGGTGATCGACACCTCCGCGCTGCCGGTGCCCGCGTTGCGCGAGAGCATCGAGCGGGCCTTCGGCGGCGAGACCGTCGCGTACACGAATGTCACCGTCGAGTCGTTCGGATATAAATACGGACTGCCGATGGATGCGGATACGGTGATGGATGTTCGGTTCCTGCCGAACCCGCATTGGGTCGACGAGTTGCGTCCGCACAGCGGCCAGCATCCGGATGTGCGTGACTACGTGCTCGGCCAACCGGGAGCCAGGGAGTTTCTCGATACCTACCATCGGCTGTTGGACGTGGTGATCGCCGGGTACCGCCGGGAGGGGAAGCGTTATATGACCGTCGCCATCGGCTGTACTGGCGGCAAACATCGCAGCGTGGCGATCGCCGAGGCACTGGCGGAGCGGTTGCAGGGCGGTGACGGGCTCACCGTGCACGTGCTGCACCGGGATCTGGGCCGCGAATGA